A part of Streptomyces sp. NBC_00557 genomic DNA contains:
- a CDS encoding EamA family transporter, with the protein MTATPSTATPTPVTPVQGPRRFGSFGPVGLVLAGGVSVQFGGALAVTLMPRAGAPGVVTLRLLAAAAVLLVVCRPRLRGHSRTDWGTVIAFGVAMGAMNGLFYEAVARIPLGPAVTLEVLGPLALSVLTSRRAINALWAALALFGVFLLSGGGFSDLDPTGVGFALGAGAMWALYILFSARTGRRFPQADGLALAMAVAALLFLPLGITSAGARLLNPTTLALGSAVALLSSVLPYTLELLALRRLPASTFAILMSLEPAIAATAGFLILGQSLSLAEAAAITLVIAASIGAVRTQVGRGKPRVEPAPEA; encoded by the coding sequence GTGACCGCCACCCCCAGCACCGCCACGCCGACTCCGGTCACCCCCGTCCAAGGGCCGCGCCGCTTCGGCTCGTTCGGCCCCGTCGGGCTCGTCCTGGCCGGCGGCGTCTCGGTCCAGTTCGGCGGCGCGCTCGCGGTGACCCTGATGCCGAGGGCCGGCGCCCCGGGCGTCGTCACCCTGCGCCTGCTCGCGGCGGCGGCGGTCCTCCTGGTGGTGTGCCGCCCCCGGCTGCGCGGCCACTCGCGCACCGACTGGGGCACGGTGATCGCGTTCGGCGTCGCCATGGGCGCGATGAACGGCCTCTTCTACGAGGCGGTCGCCCGCATCCCGCTGGGCCCTGCGGTCACCCTGGAGGTCCTGGGCCCGCTGGCCCTCTCGGTCCTCACCTCCCGCCGCGCGATCAACGCGCTGTGGGCGGCCCTGGCCCTGTTCGGGGTCTTTCTGCTGAGCGGCGGAGGCTTCAGCGACCTCGACCCCACAGGTGTCGGATTCGCCCTGGGCGCCGGAGCCATGTGGGCGCTCTACATTCTCTTCAGCGCCCGTACGGGCCGCCGCTTCCCCCAGGCGGACGGCCTGGCCTTGGCCATGGCGGTGGCCGCCCTCCTCTTCCTCCCCCTGGGCATCACCTCGGCGGGCGCCCGCCTCCTGAACCCCACCACCCTCGCCCTCGGCTCGGCGGTGGCCCTGCTCTCCTCGGTCCTGCCCTACACCCTCGAACTCCTCGCCCTGCGCCGCCTGCCCGCCTCCACGTTCGCCATCCTGATGAGCCTGGAGCCGGCCATAGCGGCCACCGCCGGCTTCCTGATCCTCGGCCAGTCCCTCTCCCTGGCCGAGGCCGCCGCCATCACCCTGGTCATCGCGGCAAGCATCGGCGCGGTCCGCACCCAGGTCGGCCGGGGCAAGCCCAGGGTGGAACCGGCCCCGGAGGCCTGA
- a CDS encoding FAD-binding and (Fe-S)-binding domain-containing protein yields MTDHSGLEAELRGAVRGEVGFDAASRALVTMDASNYRRVPLGVVAPRDADDVAAVLEVCRARGVPVVARGGGTSIAGQATGTGVVLDFTRHMSGLLELDPATRTAVVQPGLVLDRLQEAAAPHGLRFGPDPSTHSRCTLGGMIGNNACGAHSVAWGTTADSVRELSVVTARGARLRLGRDWAGAPEGLRGLVEGELARLRTGFPDLPRRISGYALDALLPEKGADVARSFCGSEGTLGILTEAVVRLVRAPRARALAVLGYGDESAAAEAAAGLLAHGPLTVEGMAADLVRSPAGLPRGGAWLFVETGGESAAEARARAEAIVRAADVVDSLVVTDPAAQRALWRIREDASGTATRLPDGGGTSRSGGAGSGGEAWPGWEDCAVPPARLGAYLREFRALLSAHGLRGTPYGHFGDGCIHVRIDFDLLTEAGIGRFRRFSEEVADLVVAHGGSLSGEHGDGQARAELLPRMYGTDLVSLFERAKSLWDPDDLLNPGMLVRPARLDENLRFSVLPREPVDVAFGYPADGGDFRAAVRRCVGVAKCRTTTVSGPAVMCPSFRATGAEEHSTRGRARLLHEMLAGDPITGGWRSTEVRDALDLCLSCKGCRTDCPVGVDMATYKAEFLHHHYAGRRRPAAHLSMGRLPQWLRWAAATRTAPLLNALASIAPLAAAGKRLGGIAAERQIPRLATRTFTGWWRRRKPAGDGSRTLVVLWPDTFTEHLSPSVGRAAVRVLEDAGLRVALPPTLLVRGGGIGAGRRRPALALLTARRARVCCGLTYVSTGQLDRARAVLRRTLDLMEPVLRAGAPVVVLEPSCAAALRTDLPELLHDDPRAARLSAAVVTFAEALERHAPHWTPPAVDRPVAGQTHCHQHAVLGDTPDRRLREAAGLTGELSGGCCGLAGNFGFEKGHFEVSKACAEEQLLPSVREAPAQTVILADGYSCRTQLEQLAGVRGRHLAEVLAEALDRESGGAE; encoded by the coding sequence ATGACGGATCACTCGGGTCTCGAAGCGGAGCTGCGCGGCGCCGTCCGGGGCGAGGTCGGTTTCGACGCCGCCTCCCGGGCGCTGGTCACCATGGACGCGTCCAACTACCGGCGCGTCCCGCTGGGTGTGGTCGCGCCGAGAGACGCCGACGACGTGGCCGCGGTGCTGGAGGTCTGCCGGGCGCGCGGGGTGCCGGTGGTGGCGCGCGGCGGGGGCACGTCGATCGCCGGACAGGCCACCGGCACGGGCGTGGTGCTCGACTTCACCCGGCACATGAGCGGCCTGCTGGAGCTGGACCCCGCCACCCGTACGGCCGTCGTCCAGCCGGGTCTGGTCCTCGACCGGCTCCAGGAGGCCGCCGCCCCGCACGGCCTGCGCTTCGGCCCCGACCCGTCCACGCACAGCAGGTGCACACTCGGCGGGATGATCGGCAACAACGCCTGCGGCGCCCACTCGGTGGCCTGGGGCACCACGGCCGACAGCGTGCGCGAGCTGTCGGTGGTGACCGCCCGGGGCGCCCGGCTGCGGCTCGGGCGGGACTGGGCCGGGGCGCCGGAGGGGCTGCGCGGCCTGGTCGAGGGGGAGTTGGCCCGGCTGCGCACCGGCTTCCCGGACCTGCCCCGCCGCATCTCCGGGTACGCACTGGACGCGCTGCTGCCCGAGAAGGGCGCCGACGTCGCCCGCTCCTTCTGCGGCTCCGAGGGCACCCTCGGCATCCTCACCGAGGCGGTCGTACGGCTGGTCCGGGCCCCCCGCGCGCGTGCCCTGGCCGTGCTGGGGTACGGCGACGAGAGCGCCGCCGCCGAGGCCGCGGCCGGCCTGCTCGCCCACGGGCCGCTGACCGTCGAGGGCATGGCCGCCGACCTGGTGCGCTCGCCGGCCGGGCTGCCCAGGGGCGGCGCCTGGCTGTTCGTGGAGACCGGCGGCGAGTCGGCGGCCGAGGCACGCGCGCGTGCGGAGGCGATCGTCCGCGCGGCCGACGTGGTCGACTCCCTGGTGGTGACGGACCCGGCCGCCCAGCGCGCCCTGTGGCGCATCCGCGAGGACGCGAGCGGCACGGCCACGCGGTTGCCGGACGGAGGGGGCACCTCCCGCTCGGGCGGGGCCGGGAGCGGGGGAGAGGCCTGGCCCGGCTGGGAGGACTGCGCGGTGCCGCCCGCCCGGCTCGGCGCCTATCTGCGGGAGTTCCGCGCCCTGCTGTCGGCGCACGGCCTGCGCGGCACGCCCTACGGCCACTTCGGCGACGGCTGCATCCACGTCCGGATCGACTTCGACCTGCTCACCGAGGCGGGCATCGGCCGCTTCCGCCGCTTCTCCGAGGAAGTGGCCGACCTGGTGGTGGCGCACGGCGGCTCCCTGTCCGGGGAGCACGGCGACGGACAGGCCCGCGCGGAACTGCTGCCGCGGATGTACGGCACGGACCTGGTGTCCCTCTTCGAGCGGGCCAAGTCGCTCTGGGACCCGGACGACCTCCTGAACCCCGGCATGCTGGTCCGCCCGGCCCGGCTGGACGAGAACCTCCGCTTCTCGGTGCTGCCCCGCGAGCCGGTGGACGTGGCCTTCGGCTACCCCGCCGACGGCGGCGACTTCCGCGCCGCCGTCCGCCGCTGCGTCGGCGTCGCCAAGTGCCGTACGACGACCGTGTCCGGCCCGGCCGTGATGTGCCCCTCCTTCCGGGCCACCGGAGCGGAGGAGCACTCCACGCGCGGCCGGGCCCGGCTGCTGCACGAGATGCTGGCCGGCGACCCCATCACCGGCGGCTGGCGCTCGACCGAGGTGCGCGACGCCCTCGACCTGTGCCTGTCCTGCAAGGGCTGCCGCACCGACTGCCCGGTCGGCGTCGACATGGCCACCTACAAGGCGGAGTTCCTGCACCACCACTACGCCGGCCGCCGCCGCCCCGCCGCCCACCTCAGCATGGGCCGCCTGCCGCAGTGGCTGCGCTGGGCCGCCGCCACCCGCACGGCCCCGCTGCTCAACGCCCTCGCATCCATCGCCCCGTTGGCCGCCGCCGGCAAACGCCTGGGCGGAATCGCGGCGGAACGGCAGATTCCCCGGCTGGCGACACGGACGTTCACCGGGTGGTGGCGCCGCCGGAAGCCCGCCGGGGACGGCAGCCGCACGCTGGTGGTGCTGTGGCCGGACACCTTCACCGAGCATCTGTCGCCGTCCGTCGGGCGGGCCGCCGTGCGGGTGCTGGAGGACGCCGGATTGCGCGTGGCCCTGCCGCCGACGCTGCTGGTGCGCGGGGGCGGGATCGGCGCCGGCCGCAGAAGGCCCGCCCTCGCGCTGCTCACCGCCCGCCGGGCCCGGGTCTGCTGCGGCCTCACCTATGTCTCCACCGGCCAGCTCGACCGCGCCCGCGCGGTCCTGCGACGCACCCTCGACCTGATGGAACCGGTGCTGCGGGCCGGGGCCCCGGTCGTCGTCCTGGAACCGAGCTGCGCGGCCGCCCTCCGCACCGACCTGCCGGAACTGCTCCACGACGACCCGCGCGCCGCCCGCCTCTCCGCGGCCGTCGTCACCTTCGCCGAGGCCCTGGAGCGGCACGCCCCGCACTGGACCCCGCCCGCCGTGGACCGCCCGGTCGCCGGCCAGACCCACTGCCACCAGCACGCGGTGCTCGGCGACACCCCCGACCGACGGCTGCGCGAGGCCGCCGGCCTCACCGGCGAGCTGAGCGGGGGCTGCTGCGGCCTGGCGGGCAACTTCGGCTTCGAGAAGGGCCACTTCGAGGTGTCGAAGGCCTGCGCGGAGGAACAGCTCCTGCCCTCGGTACGCGAGGCGCCCGCGCAGACGGTGATCCTGGCCGACGGCTACTCCTGCCGCACCCAGCTGGAGCAACTGGCCGGAGTGCGGGGCCGCCATCTGGCGGAGGTGCTGGCGGAGGCCCTGGACAGGGAGAGCGGGGGTGCGGAGTGA
- a CDS encoding lipid II:glycine glycyltransferase FemX, which produces MTLTLRTLTRAEHLAFVAGRPSVSHMQMPSWGEVKQDWRAESLGWFEGDGRLVGAGLVLLRPLPKLRRYLAYLPEGPVIDWDAPDLERWLEPMLAHLKHLGAFSVKMGPPVVARRWSPEAVKAAIADPGAHRLRDVPPTSSEQRAADLAGRLRRMGWRRSEPGGEEGFAVGQPRYVCQVPFAGRSLDDIHRGLNQQWRRNIKKAEKAGVKVVRGGYEDLPAFYELYTETARRDRFIARPLPYFQRMWTALTAEDPDRMRLYLAHHDGDLLAAATMLVVGGHVWYSYGASTARRREVQPNNAMQWRMMCDAHELGAHVYDFRGITDTLEESDHLLGLLRFKVGAGGEAVEYVGEWDFPLNRLLHKALDLYMARR; this is translated from the coding sequence ATGACCCTCACCCTGCGGACCCTCACCCGCGCCGAGCACCTCGCCTTCGTGGCGGGCCGTCCCTCCGTCAGCCATATGCAGATGCCGTCGTGGGGGGAGGTGAAGCAGGACTGGCGGGCGGAGAGCCTCGGCTGGTTCGAGGGCGACGGACGGCTCGTCGGGGCCGGACTGGTGCTGCTGCGGCCGCTGCCGAAGCTCAGGCGGTACCTGGCCTATCTCCCGGAGGGGCCGGTCATCGACTGGGACGCGCCCGACCTGGAGCGCTGGCTGGAGCCGATGCTCGCGCACCTCAAGCACCTGGGGGCGTTCTCGGTGAAGATGGGCCCGCCCGTGGTGGCCCGGCGCTGGAGTCCCGAGGCGGTCAAGGCGGCGATCGCCGACCCCGGCGCGCACCGGCTGCGGGACGTGCCGCCGACCTCCTCCGAGCAGCGCGCCGCGGACCTGGCCGGCCGGCTGCGCCGGATGGGCTGGCGGCGGTCCGAGCCGGGCGGCGAGGAGGGCTTCGCCGTGGGACAGCCCCGGTACGTGTGCCAGGTGCCGTTCGCCGGACGTTCGTTGGACGACATCCACCGCGGGCTCAACCAGCAGTGGCGGCGCAACATCAAGAAGGCCGAGAAGGCGGGCGTGAAGGTCGTCCGGGGCGGCTACGAGGACCTGCCGGCCTTCTACGAGCTGTACACCGAGACCGCCCGCCGGGACCGGTTCATCGCGCGCCCGCTGCCGTACTTCCAGCGCATGTGGACCGCGCTCACCGCCGAGGACCCCGACCGGATGCGGCTGTACCTCGCCCACCACGACGGCGACCTCCTCGCCGCGGCCACCATGCTGGTCGTCGGCGGGCACGTCTGGTACTCCTACGGCGCCTCCACCGCACGCAGGCGCGAGGTGCAGCCCAACAACGCGATGCAGTGGCGGATGATGTGCGACGCCCACGAACTCGGCGCGCACGTCTACGACTTCCGCGGCATCACCGACACCCTGGAGGAGTCCGACCACCTCCTCGGCCTGCTCCGCTTCAAGGTGGGCGCGGGCGGCGAGGCCGTGGAGTACGTGGGGGAGTGGGACTTCCCGCTGAACCGCCTCCTGCACAAGGCGCTTGACCTCTACATGGCCCGCCGCTGA
- a CDS encoding cellulase family glycosylhydrolase, with amino-acid sequence MFRSLRRALCAAAAALLLPLAGAQTVHAATAGTHVKATADAPGAGYWHTSGRQILDAAGQPVRIAGVNWFGFETGNQVVHGLWTRDYKSMIDQMRSLGYNTIRLPYSDDILKPGAMPNSIDFSSGKNADLQGLTSLQVMDRIVAYAGQDGLKVILDRHRPDAGGQSALWYTSSVPESTWIADLKALASRYKGQDTVVGIDLHNEPHDPACWGCGDQATDWRLAAERAGDAVLSVNPNLLIFVEGVQTYNGVSGWWGGNLMGAGQYPVRLDVANRVVYSAHDYATSVAQQSWFSDPSFPDNMPGVWDKYWGYLFKQNIAPVWVGEFGTTLQSTVDQKWLAALVGYLRPTSTYGADSFQWTFWSWNPDSGDTGGILKDDWQTVDTVKDGYLTGIKAPLFASSGGSGGGGGGGGGGTSAACAAAYSVSSDWGSGVNADVTVKNTGTTALSSWKVTWTWSGGQKVTSMWNAAYTQSGSTVSATNAAYNGSLAAGASTSFGFSAAPGGAATPTLTCTPA; translated from the coding sequence ATGTTCCGCAGCCTGCGAAGAGCGCTGTGTGCAGCCGCCGCCGCGCTCCTCCTGCCCCTTGCCGGGGCACAGACCGTCCACGCGGCCACCGCCGGGACGCACGTGAAGGCCACGGCCGACGCGCCCGGCGCCGGTTACTGGCACACCAGCGGCCGGCAGATCCTGGACGCCGCCGGGCAGCCGGTGCGCATCGCCGGGGTCAACTGGTTCGGCTTCGAGACCGGCAACCAGGTCGTCCACGGCCTCTGGACGCGCGACTACAAGAGCATGATCGACCAGATGAGGTCGCTCGGTTACAACACCATCCGGCTGCCCTACAGCGACGACATCCTCAAGCCCGGCGCCATGCCGAACAGCATCGACTTCTCCAGCGGCAAGAACGCCGACCTCCAGGGCCTGACCTCGCTGCAGGTCATGGACAGGATCGTGGCGTACGCCGGACAGGACGGGCTGAAGGTGATCCTGGACCGGCACCGCCCGGACGCCGGCGGCCAGTCCGCGCTCTGGTACACCTCCTCGGTCCCCGAGTCCACCTGGATCGCCGACTTGAAGGCGCTCGCGTCCCGCTACAAGGGCCAGGACACGGTCGTCGGCATCGACCTGCACAACGAGCCGCACGACCCGGCCTGCTGGGGCTGCGGCGACCAGGCCACCGACTGGCGTCTGGCCGCCGAACGGGCCGGCGACGCGGTCCTGTCCGTCAACCCGAACCTGCTGATCTTCGTCGAGGGCGTGCAGACGTACAACGGCGTGTCGGGCTGGTGGGGCGGCAACCTGATGGGGGCCGGGCAGTACCCGGTGCGGCTCGACGTGGCGAACCGGGTCGTCTACTCCGCCCACGACTACGCCACCAGCGTGGCCCAGCAGAGCTGGTTCAGCGACCCGTCCTTCCCGGACAACATGCCCGGCGTCTGGGACAAGTACTGGGGCTACCTCTTCAAGCAGAACATCGCCCCGGTGTGGGTCGGCGAGTTCGGCACGACCCTGCAGTCGACGGTGGACCAGAAGTGGCTGGCGGCGCTGGTGGGTTACCTGCGGCCCACGTCGACGTACGGCGCCGACTCCTTCCAGTGGACGTTCTGGTCGTGGAACCCCGACTCCGGTGACACGGGCGGGATCCTGAAGGACGACTGGCAGACCGTGGACACCGTGAAGGACGGCTATCTGACCGGCATCAAGGCGCCGCTCTTCGCGAGCAGCGGCGGGTCCGGCGGGGGCGGTGGAGGCGGCGGCGGGGGCACCTCGGCGGCCTGCGCCGCGGCCTACTCCGTCAGCAGCGACTGGGGCAGCGGGGTCAACGCGGACGTCACCGTGAAGAACACCGGGACCACCGCGCTGTCGTCCTGGAAGGTCACCTGGACGTGGAGCGGCGGGCAGAAGGTCACCTCCATGTGGAACGCCGCGTACACGCAGAGCGGTTCGACCGTGAGCGCGACGAACGCCGCGTACAACGGCAGCCTGGCCGCGGGCGCGTCGACGAGCTTCGGCTTCTCAGCGGCGCCGGGCGGCGCGGCGACGCCGACGCTGACGTGCACGCCCGCGTGA
- the serC gene encoding phosphoserine transaminase, with amino-acid sequence MADIQIPADIKPADGRFGAGPSKVRTEALDALAATGSSLLGTSHRQAPVKNLVGKVREGISELFSLPEGYEVILGNGGSTAFWDIATHGLIENKSQHLSFGEFSSKFAKAAKLAPWLAEPTVISADPGTHPEARAEAGVDVYAFTHNETSTGVAMPIKRVAGADEGALVLVDATSGAGGLPVDIAETDVYYFAPQKSFASDGGLWIGVFSPAAIERAERIHASGRHVPEFFSLPTAIDNSRKNQTYNTPALATLFLLNQQLEWLNGQGGLAWSTARTKDSSTRLYSWAEESKYATPFVADPAKRSQVIGTIDFSDEIDAAAVAKVLRANGIVDTEPYRKLGRNQLRIAMFPAVDPADVEALTKCVDYVIERL; translated from the coding sequence GTGGCCGACATCCAGATTCCCGCTGACATCAAGCCCGCCGACGGACGTTTCGGCGCGGGCCCCTCCAAGGTGCGCACCGAGGCGCTCGACGCCCTCGCCGCGACCGGAAGCTCCCTGCTCGGCACCTCCCACCGCCAGGCGCCCGTCAAGAACCTGGTCGGCAAGGTCCGCGAGGGGATCTCCGAACTGTTCTCCCTGCCCGAGGGCTACGAGGTGATCCTCGGCAACGGCGGCTCGACCGCCTTCTGGGACATCGCCACCCACGGCCTGATCGAGAACAAGTCCCAGCACCTGAGCTTCGGCGAGTTCTCCTCCAAGTTCGCCAAGGCCGCCAAGCTCGCCCCGTGGCTGGCCGAGCCCACCGTGATCTCCGCCGACCCCGGCACCCACCCCGAGGCGCGGGCCGAGGCGGGCGTCGACGTCTACGCCTTCACCCACAACGAGACCTCCACCGGTGTCGCCATGCCGATCAAGCGTGTGGCCGGCGCCGACGAGGGCGCGCTCGTCCTCGTGGACGCCACCTCCGGCGCGGGCGGCCTCCCGGTCGACATCGCCGAGACCGACGTCTACTACTTCGCGCCCCAGAAGTCGTTCGCCTCCGACGGCGGCCTGTGGATCGGCGTCTTCTCCCCGGCCGCGATCGAGCGCGCCGAGCGGATCCACGCCTCCGGCCGGCACGTCCCGGAGTTCTTCAGCCTGCCCACGGCGATCGACAACTCCCGCAAGAACCAGACGTACAACACCCCGGCCCTCGCCACCCTCTTCCTGCTGAACCAGCAGCTGGAGTGGCTCAACGGCCAAGGGGGTCTCGCCTGGTCGACGGCCCGCACCAAGGACTCCTCGACCCGGCTGTACTCCTGGGCGGAGGAGTCCAAGTACGCCACCCCGTTCGTCGCCGACCCGGCCAAGCGCTCGCAGGTCATCGGCACGATCGACTTCTCCGACGAGATCGACGCGGCCGCCGTCGCCAAGGTGCTGCGCGCCAACGGCATCGTGGACACCGAGCCGTACCGCAAGCTCGGCCGCAACCAGCTGCGCATCGCGATGTTCCCGGCGGTCGACCCGGCGGACGTCGAGGCGCTGACGAAGTGCGTCGACTACGTGATCGAGCGGCTCTGA